Proteins encoded together in one Diabrotica undecimpunctata isolate CICGRU chromosome 3, icDiaUnde3, whole genome shotgun sequence window:
- the LOC140436315 gene encoding uncharacterized protein — MKYLYYIYFFCTISYYYVSAKDVLLGTDACECLDCLKPILDQIHNSNTTINNIENLIQILRQDIKNIKGILDVNCEKIDGVEGDLDELDAIINVNLELVNQENLIIHDIDVKVKELNLEGEELDEMIDGNNCTLNDIQTTVNELQSCACAVVTTASGSGTQSTTPYYFHH; from the exons ATGAAGTATCTATACTACATATATTTCTTTTGTACAATTTCTTACTATTATGTATCAGCAAAAGATGTCCTGTTAGGAA CTGATGCCTGTGAATGTCTGGACTGCCTGAAGCCAATCCTTGACCAAATTCACAACAGCAACACTACAATCAACAACATCGAAAACCTCATACAAATATTAAGGCaagatatcaaaaatattaaaGGAATACTCGACGTGAACTGTGAAAAAATCGACGGAGTTGAAGGAGACCTCGATGAATTAGACGCTATCATTAACGTTAACCTTGAACTGGTCAACCAAGAAAATTTAATTATCCACGATATCGATGTCAAAGTTAAGGAGCTCAATCTTGAAGGCGAAGAACTGGACGAGATGATCGACGGTAACAATTGCACTCTTAACGATATCCAAACAACTGTCAACGAATTACAAAGTTGTGCATGTGCAGTTGTCACAACAGCATCCGGCAGTGGAACTCAGTCTACTACACCATATTATTTCCACCATTAA